A stretch of the Vibrio aphrogenes genome encodes the following:
- a CDS encoding aspartate kinase encodes MTSANRSHTANIQNSNHTVEKIGGTSMSAFDAVLDNILLRPENPYNRMFVVSAYGGITDALLECKRSGKPGIYRLVENRDDAWADAMEALEQRMLLINENMFADPISRRRADNFIKDRIAQATNCINNIMETCQYGQFSMQHYLPQIREFLSSIGEAHSAYNTCLKLNTLNVNAKFVDLSGWDIEEQTEGKEGSSNLDRVIEKALKSIDLTKELPIVTGYVYCSEGLMKTYDRGYSEMTFSRLAVLSKAKRAVIHKEYHLSTADPRIVGPEKVRPMGQTNYDVADQLANLGMEAIHPNAASGLRRSGIELVIKNTFEPEHKGTLISHEFAPHRYAGNTDKVEIIAGKNKVFALHIFDQAMVGQADNVGYELMEIINDERVQLVGKEMNANSITYYLSGNSKSKNRVLSRAEKAFPNARITGKMVALISVIGASIDTNKALSHGMIALMNQNITPRAAHSSMRNVDVQFVVDDENYEAAICTLHDEFIDDNRKKAAAA; translated from the coding sequence TTGACTTCTGCAAATAGAAGCCACACTGCCAATATTCAAAACTCAAATCATACCGTTGAAAAAATTGGCGGTACCTCGATGTCAGCCTTTGATGCTGTGCTTGATAATATTTTACTTCGTCCAGAGAACCCTTATAACCGCATGTTCGTGGTGTCGGCGTATGGCGGTATTACCGATGCTTTGCTGGAATGTAAGCGTTCGGGTAAACCGGGTATTTATCGTTTGGTAGAAAACCGTGATGATGCTTGGGCTGACGCGATGGAAGCACTCGAACAACGCATGCTATTGATTAACGAAAATATGTTTGCTGATCCTATCAGTCGTCGCCGTGCAGATAATTTTATTAAAGACCGCATTGCGCAAGCGACCAATTGTATCAACAATATCATGGAAACTTGTCAATATGGCCAGTTCTCAATGCAGCATTATTTGCCGCAAATCCGAGAGTTTTTATCTTCCATCGGTGAAGCACACAGTGCCTACAATACTTGTTTGAAGCTAAACACTCTTAACGTGAATGCCAAGTTTGTTGATTTATCCGGCTGGGATATTGAAGAGCAAACTGAGGGCAAAGAAGGTTCGAGTAACCTTGACCGTGTGATTGAAAAAGCGTTGAAAAGTATTGATCTAACAAAAGAGCTACCGATAGTCACAGGGTATGTTTATTGCTCTGAAGGGTTAATGAAAACCTATGACCGTGGCTATAGTGAGATGACTTTCAGCCGCCTCGCGGTACTTTCTAAAGCAAAACGGGCGGTGATTCACAAAGAATATCATTTAAGTACAGCGGACCCCCGTATTGTTGGCCCAGAAAAAGTACGTCCAATGGGACAGACTAACTACGATGTGGCTGATCAATTAGCTAACCTTGGGATGGAAGCGATTCACCCTAATGCCGCATCCGGATTGCGCCGTAGTGGTATTGAATTGGTGATCAAAAATACCTTTGAACCTGAGCATAAAGGAACTTTGATTTCACATGAATTTGCCCCACATCGTTATGCGGGGAACACGGATAAAGTCGAAATTATAGCGGGTAAAAATAAGGTCTTTGCGTTACATATTTTTGATCAAGCCATGGTCGGACAAGCAGATAATGTTGGTTATGAATTGATGGAAATCATTAACGATGAGCGTGTTCAATTGGTCGGAAAAGAGATGAACGCAAACTCAATTACCTATTATCTGAGCGGCAATTCTAAAAGTAAAAATAGAGTGCTCTCTCGCGCAGAAAAAGCGTTTCCTAATGCCAGAATCACCGGCAAAATGGTGGCATTAATTTCAGTGATTGGTGCATCAATCGATACTAATAAAGCACTGAGCCACGGCATGATTGCATTGATGA
- a CDS encoding ectoine synthase, with translation MIVRTLEECRNSERRVVADTWESVRMLLKEDKMGFSFHITNIYAGTDTHIHYKNHLESVYCISGEGEIEVKGDKTYPIKPGTLYILDKHDDHQLRAYKGADMVMACVFNPPLTGAETHDKDGVYPIVE, from the coding sequence ATGATAGTCAGAACGTTAGAAGAATGTCGAAATAGTGAACGTCGCGTTGTAGCAGATACTTGGGAAAGTGTACGTATGCTCTTGAAAGAAGACAAGATGGGCTTTTCGTTCCACATTACCAACATTTACGCGGGAACCGATACCCACATTCATTATAAAAACCACTTAGAGTCGGTTTACTGTATTTCTGGTGAAGGTGAGATTGAAGTGAAGGGTGACAAAACTTACCCAATCAAACCCGGCACGCTTTATATCCTCGACAAACATGATGATCACCAATTACGAGCTTACAAAGGAGCAGATATGGTGATGGCGTGTGTATTTAACCCACCACTAACGGGCGCAGAAACCCATGATAAAGATGGTGTGTATCCGATTGTTGAATAG
- the ectB gene encoding diaminobutyrate--2-oxoglutarate transaminase has protein sequence MNIFKKHESNVQCYANNFPVVFSSAKGCWLHTEDGDRYLDFLSGAGSLNYGHNNPVLKKALLDYIDQDGLTHGLDMHSQAKGRFLASLNDNILQPRQLEYKVQFTGPTGTNAVESAMKLARKVKGRSNIVAFTNGFHGVSYGALAATGNQHHRGGAAMPLSGVTRIPYEGYADVDGLALFETMLKDNSAGLDKPAAVIIEVVQGEGGLNAASNDWLQRLENICKSNDILLIVDDIQAGCGRTGTFFSFEPSGIKPDMVTLSKSIGGYGLPMAIMLMKPELDQWAPGEHNGTFRGNNHAFVTAAEAIDTYWHNDEFEMHIKERAEQLNKALNKALTQYSNLFEKIKGRGLMQGIACKNGDISDLITSECFANGMVIETAGPDDEVVKFFCPLTVSESELEQGIHIFEKAVEKVSVKLTKKAS, from the coding sequence ATGAATATCTTTAAAAAGCACGAATCAAACGTTCAATGTTATGCCAATAATTTCCCAGTAGTATTTTCTTCTGCGAAAGGCTGTTGGCTACATACCGAAGACGGAGATCGCTACTTAGATTTTCTTTCCGGTGCAGGTTCATTGAACTACGGCCACAACAACCCTGTTCTTAAAAAAGCCTTGCTTGATTATATCGACCAAGATGGTTTAACCCATGGTCTGGATATGCATTCACAAGCAAAAGGGCGATTCTTAGCAAGCTTAAACGATAACATTTTGCAGCCGCGTCAGTTGGAATACAAAGTCCAATTTACCGGCCCAACCGGAACGAATGCGGTGGAATCTGCTATGAAATTGGCGCGTAAAGTCAAAGGTCGCAGTAATATCGTTGCCTTTACTAATGGCTTTCACGGTGTGTCATACGGCGCTCTTGCTGCAACGGGTAATCAACACCATAGAGGGGGGGCCGCCATGCCATTATCGGGCGTGACGCGTATTCCCTATGAAGGCTATGCTGACGTTGATGGCCTCGCTTTATTTGAAACCATGTTAAAAGATAATTCAGCAGGCTTGGATAAACCGGCCGCGGTGATTATTGAGGTGGTACAAGGGGAAGGTGGTTTAAATGCAGCTTCTAATGATTGGTTACAGCGTTTAGAGAACATCTGTAAAAGCAATGACATTTTATTGATTGTTGATGACATTCAGGCCGGTTGTGGCCGTACCGGGACTTTCTTTAGTTTTGAGCCATCAGGTATTAAGCCAGACATGGTAACGCTCTCAAAATCAATTGGTGGTTATGGTTTGCCAATGGCGATTATGTTGATGAAACCAGAGCTGGATCAATGGGCTCCAGGTGAACATAACGGTACGTTCCGTGGTAATAACCATGCTTTTGTGACGGCGGCTGAAGCTATTGATACTTATTGGCATAACGATGAGTTTGAAATGCACATTAAAGAACGTGCCGAGCAACTAAACAAAGCATTGAATAAAGCATTAACGCAATATTCAAACTTATTTGAAAAGATTAAAGGTCGCGGCTTAATGCAAGGTATTGCTTGTAAAAATGGCGATATTTCAGATCTTATTACCAGCGAGTGTTTTGCGAACGGTATGGTGATTGAAACCGCCGGACCTGATGATGAAGTGGTGAAGTTTTTTTGCCCATTAACCGTGAGTGAATCTGAGCTAGAACAAGGTATTCATATCTTTGAAAAAGCCGTTGAAAAAGTTTCGGTGAAGCTCACTAAAAAAGCGTCATGA
- the ectA gene encoding diaminobutyrate acetyltransferase — MITAPWVSQPKKVTPAQDEWTFRKPEISDGNQVNALIESCPPLDTNSAYCNFLQTSHFSDTCVIAERDGEIAGFVSAYLKPSSHPHRPVLFIWQVAVAQKSRGCGLAYRMIKSLLARDCVAGVVAIETTITKDNHGSWNLFRKIEREEGEEGRVSVFLDKQHHFDGEHDSEFLFHIPLAMG; from the coding sequence ATGATTACGGCACCATGGGTTTCACAACCTAAAAAAGTGACCCCCGCTCAGGATGAGTGGACATTTAGAAAACCCGAAATAAGCGATGGCAATCAGGTCAATGCCTTGATTGAATCGTGTCCTCCTTTGGATACTAACTCTGCGTACTGTAACTTTTTACAGACTTCCCATTTCAGCGACACATGTGTGATTGCAGAGCGAGATGGTGAGATTGCAGGCTTTGTCTCCGCTTATCTTAAACCTTCAAGTCACCCACATCGGCCCGTGTTATTTATCTGGCAAGTTGCGGTTGCACAAAAGAGTCGCGGCTGTGGGTTGGCATATCGCATGATCAAATCGCTATTAGCACGTGACTGTGTTGCAGGCGTTGTCGCCATTGAGACCACGATTACCAAAGACAACCACGGTTCGTGGAATTTATTTCGCAAGATCGAGCGTGAAGAGGGTGAAGAAGGGCGCGTCAGTGTGTTTTTAGATAAACAACATCACTTCGATGGTGAGCACGATAGCGAGTTCTTATTTCATATTCCACTTGCGATGGGGTAA
- a CDS encoding adenosine deaminase, whose product MMTYIQGLPKVELHLHIEGSLEPDLMFELAKRNQVSIPFNSPEEVQAAYQFEDLQSFLDIYYQGANVLINEQDFFDLTWAYLLRCQQDNVIHTEIFFDPQTHTARGIAFDTVINGIDKALQKGREELGISSQIIMCFLRHLDQDSAFETLRQALPYKDKIIGVGLDSSESGHPPEKFQQVFEEAIKHGFLTVAHAGEEGPAENIHNAMKLLGVARVDHGVRCVEDEQLVEQLIQDRTPLTVCPLSNIKLKVFQDMADHNIADLLRRGLCVTINSDDPAYFGGYMTDNFVAVAEALPMTNEELKAFTLNAIEASFISEEEKQRLVAKVDQFCASV is encoded by the coding sequence ATGATGACTTATATCCAAGGCTTACCGAAAGTTGAGCTACACCTGCATATTGAAGGTTCATTAGAGCCCGATCTGATGTTTGAGCTAGCGAAACGTAACCAAGTGAGTATCCCATTTAACTCACCTGAAGAAGTGCAAGCGGCTTATCAATTCGAAGATTTACAATCATTTCTTGATATCTACTATCAAGGTGCCAACGTTTTAATCAATGAACAAGACTTTTTTGATTTAACATGGGCCTACCTATTGCGCTGCCAACAAGACAACGTGATTCATACTGAGATTTTCTTTGATCCACAAACTCACACTGCACGTGGTATTGCATTTGATACTGTGATCAACGGTATTGATAAAGCATTGCAAAAAGGCCGTGAAGAGTTAGGTATTTCTAGCCAAATCATCATGTGTTTCTTGCGCCACCTAGATCAAGACAGCGCCTTTGAAACTTTACGCCAAGCACTACCATACAAAGATAAAATTATCGGTGTAGGTTTAGATTCTTCAGAGAGTGGTCACCCACCAGAAAAATTCCAGCAAGTATTTGAAGAAGCGATTAAACATGGCTTCTTAACTGTTGCACATGCGGGTGAAGAAGGCCCAGCTGAGAATATTCATAATGCAATGAAATTACTTGGTGTGGCTCGTGTTGATCACGGTGTGCGTTGTGTGGAAGATGAACAATTGGTTGAACAATTAATTCAAGACCGCACACCTTTAACTGTATGTCCTTTATCTAACATTAAGTTAAAAGTGTTCCAAGACATGGCGGATCATAATATCGCCGATCTCTTACGTCGTGGTTTATGCGTCACCATCAACTCTGATGATCCGGCCTACTTCGGTGGTTATATGACGGATAACTTTGTCGCAGTGGCTGAAGCGCTACCAATGACCAATGAAGAACTAAAAGCTTTCACACTCAATGCGATTGAAGCGAGCTTTATTAGTGAAGAAGAAAAACAACGCCTAGTGGCGAAAGTTGATCAATTTTGTGCGTCAGTTTAA
- the nagZ gene encoding beta-N-acetylhexosaminidase yields the protein MGPLWLDVAGYELEAEDKEILAHPTVGGVILFARNYHDNKQLIALNQAIRKAAKRPILIGVDQEGGRVQRFRDGFTKIPPAQAYAQMQDGVEAAELGGWLMAAELIAHDIDLSFAPVLDQSFQCKAIGSRAFGDDLNTILTYSTAYMKGMKQVGMATTGKHFPGHGGVVVDSHYETPFDARQDIFEKDMAIFKAQIEAGILDAMMPAHVVYPHYDDQPASGSEYWLKEVLRNQLGFKGIVFSDDLNMEGAAIMGGPAERSLKSMQSGCDMVLMCNNRTSAVQVLDNLPIVDVPKAMNLLKKQTFSLSDLQSDQRWKQANTLMNQYWDQQ from the coding sequence ATGGGCCCGTTGTGGTTAGATGTTGCCGGTTATGAATTAGAGGCCGAAGATAAAGAAATTTTAGCCCACCCAACCGTTGGGGGGGTGATTCTATTTGCCCGTAACTATCATGATAATAAGCAGCTTATAGCGCTCAATCAGGCGATTCGTAAAGCGGCGAAGCGTCCCATTTTGATTGGTGTGGATCAAGAAGGGGGCCGCGTGCAGCGTTTCCGTGATGGGTTTACCAAAATCCCACCGGCGCAAGCTTATGCTCAAATGCAAGATGGGGTAGAAGCGGCTGAACTTGGTGGCTGGTTGATGGCAGCCGAGCTCATTGCCCATGATATTGATTTGAGTTTTGCTCCGGTACTCGATCAATCCTTCCAATGTAAAGCCATTGGCAGCCGTGCATTTGGTGATGACCTTAATACCATTTTGACTTACAGCACCGCCTACATGAAAGGGATGAAACAAGTGGGCATGGCGACGACGGGTAAGCATTTTCCTGGTCATGGTGGGGTGGTGGTAGATTCACATTATGAAACGCCATTTGATGCTCGCCAGGACATTTTCGAAAAGGATATGGCTATTTTCAAAGCGCAAATTGAGGCAGGGATCTTGGATGCGATGATGCCCGCGCACGTAGTGTACCCACATTATGATGACCAGCCAGCGAGTGGCTCTGAATATTGGCTTAAAGAGGTATTACGTAACCAATTAGGCTTTAAAGGTATCGTATTTTCTGATGATTTAAACATGGAAGGGGCGGCCATTATGGGTGGACCAGCTGAACGTTCGCTTAAATCGATGCAATCAGGCTGCGATATGGTATTGATGTGCAATAACCGAACATCGGCAGTGCAAGTATTGGATAACCTGCCGATTGTTGACGTGCCAAAAGCAATGAACTTATTGAAAAAACAAACGTTTAGTTTAAGTGATTTACAGTCAGATCAACGATGGAAACAGGCTAATACGTTGATGAACCAGTATTGGGATCAACAATAA
- a CDS encoding anhydro-N-acetylmuramic acid kinase produces MEKYIGIMSGTSLDGVDTALVETDGQSIQLLAQDFFAIPADLKQDVLDVCIGQQTTLVNIGEIDHRLGKVFADAVEQLINKNSLDRSTITAIGSHGQTVFHAPDSTYPFTMQIGDANIIAAQTDITTVADFRRKDMALGGQGAPLVPAFHKALFDHLENNIVILNIGGIANISIINGDQTSGYDTGPGNMLMDAWMQKEFGKPYDKDAKIARSGKVNHALLQRLLAEDYLQLPAPKSTGRELFNLPWLEQHLSGFTLLPEDVLATLAEFTALTIAEQVKGLTQNNTENELLVCGGGAQNPLLMARMQDLLPEWQLGNTLKYGIDSDYMEAMAFAWLAHQTMHNLPGNLPAATGATRLAVLGAIYLPG; encoded by the coding sequence ATGGAAAAGTATATTGGCATCATGTCTGGCACCAGTTTAGATGGCGTCGATACCGCTTTAGTAGAAACCGACGGACAGTCGATTCAACTTCTGGCACAAGATTTTTTTGCTATCCCTGCCGACTTGAAACAAGACGTATTGGATGTATGTATTGGTCAACAAACCACGCTGGTTAACATCGGTGAAATTGATCATCGTCTGGGTAAAGTGTTTGCTGATGCTGTAGAGCAACTCATTAACAAAAACTCTCTTGACCGTAGCACCATTACCGCGATTGGCAGCCATGGACAGACCGTTTTTCATGCGCCAGATTCCACTTACCCTTTCACCATGCAAATCGGTGATGCGAACATCATTGCGGCGCAAACGGACATTACTACCGTGGCAGATTTCCGCCGCAAAGACATGGCGTTAGGAGGCCAAGGCGCACCGTTAGTCCCCGCTTTTCATAAAGCACTCTTTGATCACCTTGAAAATAACATTGTGATTTTAAATATCGGCGGCATTGCCAATATTTCTATCATTAATGGCGACCAAACTTCTGGGTATGACACCGGCCCTGGCAATATGTTAATGGATGCTTGGATGCAGAAAGAATTTGGAAAACCATACGATAAAGATGCCAAGATTGCCCGTTCAGGCAAGGTCAATCACGCATTATTACAACGCTTATTGGCAGAAGATTATCTGCAACTACCGGCGCCCAAAAGTACGGGAAGAGAGCTGTTTAATCTGCCTTGGTTGGAACAGCACCTCTCTGGTTTTACTTTGCTGCCAGAAGATGTATTAGCCACACTGGCAGAATTTACGGCGCTCACAATTGCTGAACAAGTGAAAGGGTTAACCCAAAATAATACTGAGAATGAATTATTGGTCTGTGGCGGCGGAGCACAAAACCCATTATTAATGGCAAGAATGCAAGATTTATTGCCGGAATGGCAGCTTGGCAATACCTTAAAATACGGCATTGATTCGGATTACATGGAAGCGATGGCCTTTGCTTGGCTCGCCCATCAAACCATGCACAATCTACCGGGTAACTTACCGGCAGCCACTGGCGCTACCCGTCTTGCGGTATTAGGAGCGATTTATTTACCGGGCTAA